From one Aquicella lusitana genomic stretch:
- a CDS encoding twin-arginine translocase TatA/TatE family subunit, with the protein MGFRNFGTLLLVFMILMMVFGTQRLRDIGNDLAIAIRNFRKGLQEDQGNTEESKENKS; encoded by the coding sequence ATGGGTTTTCGTAATTTTGGCACGTTGCTGCTGGTATTCATGATCCTCATGATGGTATTTGGTACGCAGCGCCTGCGTGACATCGGTAATGATCTTGCGATTGCTATCCGTAATTTCCGTAAAGGTTTACAGGAAGATCAGGGCAATACAGAAGAGAGCAAGGAAAATAAATCGTGA
- a CDS encoding SCO family protein — MEEANQTVSTQKIILFVVFISAALMTLLFVFHMGHKPQPTLAEGDGTLFPAPRDIKPFQLATDKQSFTQKDFLNHWTLLFFGFTHCSSVCPVTMTMLNQAYEKLQRTYPGVQVVLVSLDPDRDTPSSVMKYARSFNPNFIGVTGKIPELRKLQSQLGIFAARDASATENNYQLQHTSSILLINPQGKWAGIFKYGMPPEQFANAFDVSIKSLSRYA, encoded by the coding sequence ATGGAAGAAGCCAATCAGACTGTTTCAACGCAGAAAATTATTCTGTTCGTGGTATTTATTTCCGCAGCATTAATGACACTACTTTTTGTTTTTCATATGGGGCATAAACCCCAACCCACACTGGCGGAAGGGGATGGCACGCTTTTTCCCGCGCCGCGCGATATTAAGCCCTTTCAGCTTGCCACAGACAAGCAATCTTTCACGCAAAAAGATTTTCTTAATCACTGGACGCTGCTGTTTTTTGGCTTCACGCATTGTTCCAGTGTTTGCCCTGTTACCATGACCATGCTCAATCAGGCTTATGAAAAACTCCAGCGCACTTATCCTGGCGTGCAAGTCGTACTGGTTTCACTGGACCCGGATCGTGATACGCCGTCTTCCGTCATGAAGTACGCACGGTCTTTCAATCCGAACTTTATTGGCGTAACAGGAAAAATTCCGGAACTGCGAAAATTACAAAGCCAATTAGGTATTTTTGCTGCACGAGATGCATCTGCTACCGAAAATAATTATCAATTGCAGCATACTTCTTCCATCCTACTCATCAACCCGCAGGGAAAATGGGCAGGGATTTTTAAATACGGCATGCCGCCTGAACAATTCGCTAATGCATTTGATGTGAGCATCAAATCATTGTCACGTTATGCTTGA
- a CDS encoding biotin--[acetyl-CoA-carboxylase] ligase, whose translation MMKKFNPNLVKLLNILNDGQYHDGDSVGRRLGMTRSAVWKTIKKLEAYEVAIDSVKGKGYALFDPLILLETQKIKKRLNEKVDLHLFESIASTNDYLKSIKPVKGISFCLAEQQTSGKGRLNREWYSPFGRNIYLSCLYSFQKDISELSGLSLVISLTILKTLKNYGITGLFVKWPNDIVHGNKKIAGSLIEIQAETHGFCQAIIGVGLNVNMLGGDLPITQAWTSMRKILGSPVDRNELCARLINTLLADLREFEEVGFSGFVDRWSEADALANQTITLKNVREEIRGKVAGINEHGHLLLRLANGSIRAFSSGDTSIVKKGEHSSPGHS comes from the coding sequence ATGATGAAAAAATTCAATCCCAATCTCGTCAAGCTGTTAAATATATTAAATGATGGTCAGTATCATGACGGCGATTCTGTTGGCAGAAGGCTTGGCATGACGCGCAGTGCCGTGTGGAAAACGATTAAAAAGCTGGAAGCTTATGAGGTTGCTATCGATTCCGTTAAAGGTAAGGGATATGCCTTGTTTGATCCATTGATTTTGCTTGAAACGCAAAAAATTAAGAAAAGGCTTAATGAGAAAGTGGATCTGCATTTGTTCGAAAGCATTGCATCAACTAACGATTACCTGAAATCAATCAAGCCGGTCAAAGGCATTTCTTTTTGCTTGGCAGAACAGCAGACCAGTGGCAAGGGGAGATTGAACCGCGAGTGGTATTCGCCTTTTGGCAGGAATATTTACCTATCTTGCCTTTATTCTTTCCAAAAAGACATCAGCGAATTATCGGGGTTGAGCTTGGTGATCAGTCTTACGATTTTAAAAACATTAAAAAACTATGGTATCACAGGACTGTTTGTGAAATGGCCCAATGATATTGTACATGGTAATAAAAAAATCGCTGGCAGTTTGATTGAAATCCAGGCAGAAACACACGGGTTCTGTCAGGCCATTATCGGGGTCGGCTTAAACGTTAACATGCTTGGCGGTGATCTACCGATTACCCAGGCATGGACTTCCATGCGGAAAATTCTCGGCAGCCCTGTGGATAGGAATGAACTTTGTGCACGCCTGATTAATACGCTGCTTGCTGATTTGCGCGAATTTGAGGAGGTTGGATTTTCAGGTTTTGTTGATAGATGGTCAGAAGCAGATGCTCTGGCAAACCAAACGATTACGCTTAAGAACGTCAGAGAAGAAATAAGAGGCAAAGTTGCCGGCATCAATGAGCATGGGCACTTGTTACTGCGGCTTGCAAATGGTTCTATTCGGGCGTTTTCATCGGGTGATACTTCGATTGTGAAGAAGGGTGAACATTCTTCTCCTGGTCACTCCTAA
- a CDS encoding methyltransferase domain-containing protein, giving the protein MMDKKAHLKKLFNKASHSYDEQCQPQQYIGSKLLRLLMLSSPSSQRIMDLGCGTGLVTAELARTFTYQDFHAIDISNESLCLAAKRLHCLGIKTYEADFDRLSAYGTPFDIIFSNMALHWSTCFISTLSRLSTLLSPHGTLAFSIPLPGTFHELQNAYSRYYFFDQTFIATLLTHCGYDVLIQERETMIYKFSDTVSALRSIKQTGASYASDRRHRSLLGKSFIQPTKVTQLTYVAGFFIAVKRDIHVNQIIRRRNRYRCRKNLY; this is encoded by the coding sequence ATGATGGACAAAAAAGCGCATCTTAAAAAATTATTTAACAAAGCTTCCCACAGCTATGATGAACAGTGCCAACCGCAACAATACATCGGCAGCAAACTACTTCGTTTACTCATGTTATCTTCACCCTCTTCACAACGTATTATGGATTTAGGCTGCGGCACAGGTCTTGTTACCGCAGAGCTTGCGCGCACGTTTACGTACCAGGATTTTCACGCAATTGATATTTCTAATGAGTCGCTTTGTCTTGCCGCCAAACGGCTGCATTGTTTAGGTATAAAGACTTATGAAGCTGATTTTGACCGGCTATCTGCCTATGGCACACCATTTGATATAATATTCTCTAATATGGCGCTGCATTGGAGCACCTGTTTTATCTCCACACTGAGCCGGTTGAGCACGCTGCTTTCTCCTCATGGCACACTTGCCTTTTCCATTCCACTTCCAGGGACATTTCATGAATTGCAAAACGCTTATTCCCGTTATTATTTTTTCGATCAAACGTTTATCGCAACACTGCTTACACACTGCGGGTATGATGTGCTCATACAAGAGCGAGAAACCATGATTTATAAATTTTCAGATACCGTTTCTGCCTTGCGCTCGATCAAACAGACTGGCGCTTCGTATGCTTCCGATAGACGCCACCGTAGTTTGTTAGGCAAATCGTTTATTCAACCGACGAAAGTAACTCAGTTAACCTACGTAGCTGGCTTCTTTATCGCTGTCAAAAGGGACATTCATGTCAATCAAATTATTCGTCGCCGGAACCGATACCGATGCAGGAAAAACCTATATTAG
- a CDS encoding F-box protein, which translates to MTGRAVAEKNQSQKNDTFPFPFPFDITLEILRYLKIKDLLMLSLVSKKTKELAENNRLWFPFYAARAQQSLLKIDDTVCYKDQYKKQSEMEVKQIGEEIERIKGVYCTQNVDRLALVNLLTQLKANPSVGSDVLKGALLFVSKQIVSSSAAFCLYGKCHQLASLIGTALNKMNLDRSDNDYLEVLHQFIKTQPDMFFADLRWKRLELITAINKIMLMEIEKANAASKKSSYIPLLGNVSI; encoded by the coding sequence ATGACAGGCAGAGCGGTTGCAGAAAAAAATCAATCACAAAAAAATGATACGTTTCCTTTTCCATTTCCATTTGATATCACCCTGGAGATACTGAGGTATTTAAAAATAAAAGATTTGCTGATGCTTTCGCTGGTTTCAAAAAAAACCAAGGAATTGGCCGAGAATAACCGGCTATGGTTTCCGTTTTATGCTGCCCGTGCCCAGCAGTCATTGTTAAAAATCGATGACACGGTTTGTTATAAGGATCAGTATAAGAAACAGTCTGAAATGGAAGTTAAACAGATAGGCGAGGAAATAGAGCGGATTAAAGGTGTGTATTGCACACAGAATGTTGATCGACTCGCTCTCGTCAACCTGCTAACGCAGTTAAAAGCAAATCCTTCTGTGGGTTCAGATGTGCTTAAAGGCGCGCTTCTTTTTGTGTCGAAACAAATCGTTAGCTCGAGTGCCGCCTTTTGCCTCTATGGTAAGTGTCATCAGCTCGCTTCCTTAATAGGCACTGCATTGAATAAGATGAATCTAGATAGATCCGATAACGATTACTTGGAAGTGTTACACCAGTTCATCAAGACGCAACCAGATATGTTCTTTGCTGATTTGCGCTGGAAAAGGCTGGAATTAATAACCGCTATTAATAAAATCATGCTAATGGAAATAGAGAAGGCAAATGCTGCGTCAAAGAAGAGCAGCTATATACCTTTACTTGGAAATGTTTCTATTTAA
- a CDS encoding F-box protein codes for MIGRQLVEKIQPPQNRTFVFPFDIALEILKYLEIKDLLMLSLVSKETKELADNNRLWFGLYASAAHKGELKFNDSLNYKEQCRYRELREVGEKIEEIKESYRHSNQQRIALINFLILLKNEPSISAAALKGALFFALKFIQEEYRVACRRAGFAMMYNPPRHSELAKLVSKALNKISREKSDEDYLNAFSRFITETPDTFFEGQPWNKKELISVLKKTRFIESENMIPESDRHQDIYISLLGKGSR; via the coding sequence ATGATAGGCAGACAGCTTGTAGAAAAAATTCAGCCGCCGCAGAATAGAACCTTTGTGTTTCCGTTCGATATCGCCCTGGAGATACTGAAGTATTTAGAAATAAAAGATTTACTGATGCTTTCACTGGTTTCAAAAGAAACCAAGGAATTGGCTGATAATAATAGATTATGGTTCGGGCTTTATGCATCTGCTGCGCATAAGGGAGAGTTAAAGTTTAATGATAGTCTTAATTATAAAGAGCAATGCAGGTATCGTGAATTGCGGGAAGTGGGCGAGAAAATAGAAGAAATAAAAGAATCATATCGTCATTCAAATCAGCAACGTATTGCTTTGATCAATTTCTTGATCCTGTTAAAAAACGAACCCTCGATAAGCGCTGCTGCACTTAAAGGCGCATTGTTTTTTGCTTTGAAATTCATTCAGGAGGAATACAGAGTAGCATGTCGCCGAGCTGGATTTGCTATGATGTATAATCCTCCTCGCCATAGCGAGTTAGCTAAATTGGTAAGCAAAGCGCTGAATAAAATCAGTCGAGAAAAATCGGATGAGGATTATTTGAATGCATTTTCTCGTTTTATTACAGAAACGCCGGACACCTTCTTTGAAGGGCAGCCGTGGAATAAAAAGGAATTGATATCTGTGTTAAAGAAGACCCGATTCATTGAAAGCGAAAACATGATTCCCGAATCAGACAGGCATCAGGATATTTATATCTCCCTGTTAGGTAAAGGCTCAAGATAG
- a CDS encoding twin-arginine translocase TatA/TatE family subunit, with protein MNFSISEIIVILLIALLVIKPEQLPEVAYTLGRFMQSVRRLFGRMKDDLNGFIDTVDTSNERKREQQQ; from the coding sequence GTGAATTTCAGTATCAGTGAAATTATCGTTATCCTGTTGATCGCCCTGCTGGTCATCAAGCCTGAGCAGCTACCGGAAGTTGCCTACACACTGGGCCGCTTCATGCAATCTGTGCGCCGTCTGTTTGGCCGCATGAAAGATGATTTAAACGGTTTCATCGATACGGTTGATACTTCTAATGAGCGCAAACGTGAGCAGCAACAGTAA
- the asd gene encoding archaetidylserine decarboxylase (Phosphatidylserine decarboxylase is synthesized as a single chain precursor. Generation of the pyruvoyl active site from a Ser is coupled to cleavage of a Gly-Ser bond between the larger (beta) and smaller (alpha chains). It is an integral membrane protein.): MTATYIILPRRTASAALFSYNASLSMTGFIFIMFNQLFAYSQYLLPQHLLSALAGRLAESRSPRLKNSLIRFFIHRYKVDLSEAISENLDDYPTFNSFFIRQLKPGIRPLALAPEAVISPVDGRVAALGKINQNQLLQAKKHYYNLETLLGNDKELATLFSDGDFATLYLAPQNYHRVHMPLSGTLTKSIYVPGKLFSVNRITSELIPNLYSRNERLISLFDTEAGKMAMILVGAMIVGSIQTVWMTQPIRSHQMITETFTNGLTLQKSAELGYFKMGSTVILLFEKNKVTWSPSFKTNSAIHFGQFLGKIAK, encoded by the coding sequence ATGACTGCAACCTACATTATTCTGCCCAGAAGGACTGCCAGCGCGGCGTTATTCAGCTATAATGCCTCCCTTTCAATGACAGGTTTTATTTTTATTATGTTCAATCAGCTTTTTGCCTACAGTCAGTACCTGCTACCTCAGCATCTTTTATCCGCTCTGGCGGGACGCCTCGCTGAGTCCCGCTCACCCCGACTTAAAAATAGTCTGATCCGGTTTTTTATTCATCGCTATAAGGTGGATTTAAGTGAAGCCATCAGTGAAAATCTGGATGATTACCCTACCTTCAACAGTTTTTTTATCCGCCAATTAAAACCCGGCATTCGCCCCTTGGCATTAGCACCTGAAGCTGTTATCAGCCCTGTTGATGGCCGCGTTGCTGCGCTCGGCAAAATTAATCAAAACCAGCTCTTACAGGCAAAAAAGCATTATTACAACCTTGAAACGCTACTCGGCAACGATAAAGAGCTAGCAACACTTTTTTCTGACGGCGATTTTGCCACGCTCTATCTTGCACCGCAGAATTATCATCGTGTGCACATGCCTTTATCCGGCACGTTAACAAAAAGTATTTACGTGCCTGGCAAGTTATTCTCTGTCAACCGTATTACATCCGAACTTATCCCTAATCTTTACAGCCGGAATGAACGTCTTATCTCGTTGTTCGATACTGAAGCGGGAAAAATGGCCATGATTCTTGTTGGTGCAATGATTGTTGGCAGCATCCAAACTGTTTGGATGACTCAACCCATACGTTCGCACCAGATGATCACCGAAACTTTTACCAATGGATTAACCCTGCAAAAAAGTGCTGAACTGGGTTATTTTAAAATGGGCTCTACTGTCATCCTGTTATTTGAAAAAAACAAAGTAACGTGGTCGCCCTCATTTAAAACTAACAGCGCTATCCATTTTGGGCAATTTTTAGGAAAAATCGCCAAATAA
- the cyoE gene encoding heme o synthase → MAPFLRDYLVLCKPRVVLLMLLTTWAGMYLATTQSLPWSLWIYATVGIALMSGSAATLNHIIDHRVDALMERTKNRPLVTGKLSLRSAWIFATMQGVIGFLILYFGVNPLTAILTFLAAVGYAGVYSLYLKRATSQNIVIGGLAGAMPPLLGWTSVTGQLDPEGWLLVLIIFSWTPAHFWALCLHRYNEYKQTSIPMLPITHGISFTKLNIVLYSLLTIACSLLPFAIGMSGQFYLICVLLLDAGLLIYALKLQFATQDNLIALKTFQYSLIYLTGLFLVILLDHHLLIN, encoded by the coding sequence ATGGCTCCTTTCTTGCGTGATTATCTTGTTCTCTGCAAACCGCGCGTCGTCCTGCTGATGCTGCTCACTACGTGGGCAGGCATGTACCTTGCCACCACGCAGTCGCTGCCCTGGTCCTTGTGGATTTATGCTACTGTCGGTATCGCGTTGATGTCAGGTTCAGCAGCGACACTGAATCATATTATTGATCATCGCGTGGATGCATTAATGGAGCGGACCAAAAACCGGCCGCTCGTCACTGGAAAACTTTCACTGCGTTCGGCATGGATTTTTGCCACAATGCAGGGCGTCATCGGTTTTCTGATTCTCTATTTTGGCGTCAACCCGCTCACAGCCATCTTAACTTTCCTGGCCGCCGTTGGTTACGCAGGCGTTTACTCCCTTTATCTGAAACGCGCAACATCGCAGAATATCGTGATCGGTGGGCTAGCAGGTGCCATGCCGCCACTCCTCGGATGGACTTCCGTCACTGGCCAGCTTGACCCCGAAGGCTGGCTGCTCGTGCTGATTATTTTCAGCTGGACACCTGCGCATTTCTGGGCGTTGTGCTTACACCGTTATAATGAATACAAACAGACGTCCATTCCCATGCTGCCCATTACCCATGGCATCTCCTTCACCAAACTGAATATTGTATTGTACAGCTTGCTCACGATTGCCTGCAGTCTGCTACCTTTTGCCATCGGCATGAGCGGCCAATTCTATCTCATCTGTGTGCTGCTGCTGGATGCGGGCCTGCTGATATATGCACTGAAATTACAGTTTGCCACCCAAGACAATTTAATCGCGCTCAAAACATTTCAGTATTCACTGATTTACTTGACGGGATTGTTTTTAGTGATATTACTGGATCATCATTTACTGATTAACTGA
- a CDS encoding SURF1 family protein: MPIRIKIKNWKLALLAFVFFCLFCSLGTWQLSRANQKKILLKSFHERTLHAPFLAAHLNTAQDLRFYRTQLTGSFDNAHSILLDNKIFHGKVGYEVFTPFKADGIATPILIDRGFVPMGTNRKTLPPLTRIHGHVTLTGLINQPPAYVALGSMMESTTPVWPLRIEYINMDTLSTLLNQPLFPYIVTLAPTDAAAYAIEWQIVTMGPEKHQGYAVQWFALALTLLILFVALNRDRGQT; the protein is encoded by the coding sequence ATGCCAATCAGAATTAAAATTAAAAACTGGAAGCTAGCACTCCTCGCTTTTGTCTTTTTCTGCCTCTTTTGCAGCCTGGGTACCTGGCAACTATCCCGCGCCAATCAAAAAAAAATACTCTTAAAGTCCTTTCATGAGCGTACTCTTCACGCTCCCTTCCTGGCGGCTCACCTCAACACCGCCCAGGACTTACGTTTTTATCGGACTCAACTTACCGGCTCGTTTGATAACGCGCATTCTATCCTGCTGGATAATAAAATTTTTCACGGGAAAGTGGGGTATGAAGTTTTCACGCCTTTTAAGGCTGATGGGATCGCAACACCCATACTCATTGATCGGGGCTTTGTACCCATGGGCACCAACCGTAAAACACTGCCTCCACTCACCCGCATTCACGGACATGTTACCCTGACCGGCCTTATCAATCAGCCGCCTGCTTATGTGGCGCTCGGCTCCATGATGGAGTCCACAACGCCCGTGTGGCCGCTGCGTATTGAGTACATTAATATGGACACCCTCTCCACCCTGCTGAACCAGCCCTTATTCCCTTATATAGTAACCCTTGCGCCCACGGATGCCGCGGCTTACGCCATCGAATGGCAGATCGTCACCATGGGACCTGAGAAACATCAGGGCTATGCCGTACAATGGTTTGCTTTAGCACTCACCTTGTTGATATTATTTGTCGCGCTTAACCGTGACAGAGGCCAGACATAA
- a CDS encoding COX15/CtaA family protein, whose translation MTHYWFISTKYRRNSKLALFTFLLAFVVILLGAYTRLTDAGLSCPDWPHCYGFITAPHTASQLQDAAQKYPMAPVDIKKAWTEMTHRYFAGTEGILILILAFSILFTRKAKDVKAKTIAFALIALLGVQVMLGMLTVTEKLKPVIVLAHLLTGISILSVLWWAYLDVHVHDDSFVKKTSPLLIPWIWLGLLIVAIQITLGGWVSTHYAGLACIDFPYCNGQLLPNLQLNKADTDLITIHMLHRLGALVTAIYLGILALFLFGKSSFKSIALLIFALVVLQITLGILNIVWLRPVWVALIHHSVAIILLLTLITALVKAYFQSRDNRYGSFLA comes from the coding sequence TTGACCCATTACTGGTTTATATCAACAAAATATCGACGCAATTCCAAGCTGGCGCTGTTTACGTTCCTTTTAGCTTTCGTCGTGATCCTGCTTGGCGCCTACACACGTCTCACCGACGCAGGATTGTCCTGTCCAGACTGGCCCCATTGTTACGGCTTTATCACAGCCCCGCATACCGCTTCTCAGCTGCAGGATGCCGCACAAAAATACCCCATGGCACCCGTCGACATCAAAAAAGCCTGGACTGAAATGACCCACCGTTATTTTGCCGGAACAGAAGGCATTCTCATCCTCATTCTGGCCTTTTCCATTCTATTTACTCGCAAGGCCAAGGATGTGAAAGCCAAAACAATCGCCTTCGCCCTGATTGCCCTGTTAGGCGTGCAAGTCATGCTGGGCATGCTGACAGTGACCGAAAAACTGAAGCCTGTTATTGTACTCGCCCATTTGTTAACAGGCATTTCTATCCTGAGCGTCCTCTGGTGGGCTTATCTGGATGTGCATGTACACGACGATTCTTTTGTCAAAAAAACCAGTCCATTGCTCATTCCCTGGATTTGGCTCGGCCTTCTGATCGTTGCCATACAAATTACGCTGGGCGGATGGGTAAGCACGCATTATGCAGGCCTTGCCTGTATCGATTTTCCTTATTGTAACGGACAGCTTCTGCCCAATCTGCAGTTGAACAAAGCAGACACCGACCTCATCACCATTCATATGCTGCACCGCCTGGGCGCCCTGGTCACTGCCATCTATCTTGGCATCCTGGCCTTGTTTTTATTTGGCAAATCCTCCTTTAAATCCATTGCCCTATTGATCTTTGCCTTGGTGGTCTTGCAGATTACGCTCGGGATCCTTAATATTGTGTGGCTGCGTCCTGTCTGGGTCGCACTGATTCACCATTCAGTTGCCATTATTTTGTTATTAACGCTAATAACGGCGCTGGTAAAAGCTTATTTTCAATCACGGGATAATCGGTATGGCTCCTTTCTTGCGTGA
- the bioD gene encoding dethiobiotin synthase: protein MSIKLFVAGTDTDAGKTYISTGLLRAFHHAGLSSLGIKPVASGCFQDGTHVFNRDALLLQQASSIKLSYEKINPFAFLPPIAPHLAAQQAGIALNREKLSHGIHAALNSPAYFCLIEGAGGWHVPLNDTETLADLVMHHRWPVLLVVGMRLGCLNHAILTCKAIQQSGVTLIGWIANCIDPGMAYCQENIAALQKWLSAPLLGIVGQNELPERMMDLDMLRKIMRDDRGSKRVRLTT from the coding sequence ATGTCAATCAAATTATTCGTCGCCGGAACCGATACCGATGCAGGAAAAACCTATATTAGCACCGGATTATTGAGAGCCTTTCATCATGCTGGCTTGTCTAGCCTTGGCATTAAACCCGTTGCTTCGGGCTGCTTTCAGGATGGAACACATGTATTCAATCGTGATGCACTGTTGTTACAACAAGCTTCATCTATAAAATTAAGTTATGAAAAAATTAATCCCTTCGCTTTTCTGCCGCCAATTGCACCTCATCTTGCGGCCCAGCAGGCTGGGATCGCTCTTAACCGAGAAAAACTCAGTCACGGCATTCATGCTGCACTCAATTCGCCTGCCTATTTTTGCCTGATTGAAGGGGCGGGGGGATGGCATGTTCCACTCAATGACACGGAAACGCTGGCGGACTTGGTCATGCATCACCGCTGGCCTGTATTGCTGGTAGTTGGTATGCGGCTTGGCTGCCTGAATCATGCAATTTTAACCTGCAAGGCAATACAACAAAGCGGTGTAACGCTCATAGGCTGGATCGCAAACTGCATTGATCCCGGCATGGCTTATTGTCAGGAAAATATTGCAGCACTACAAAAATGGCTTTCTGCTCCTTTGCTTGGCATTGTGGGACAAAATGAATTGCCGGAGAGAATGATGGATTTAGATATGCTAAGGAAGATAATGCGGGATGACAGGGGGAGCAAGCGAGTGCGGTTGACTACTTAG
- the ppa gene encoding inorganic diphosphatase: MGLENLQAGKQVPDDINVVIEIPSHHSPIKYEIDKESGMVMVDRFLGTAMFYPCEYGFVPHTLSEDGDPVDVLVISPFSLLPGSVIRCRPVGLLRMTDESGKDAKILAVPVDKLTTRYHQVHKPEDLGKELLDTIAHFFTHYKDLDKGKWAKLEGWEGIESAKKEIMDSIKRYQQKKAVA; the protein is encoded by the coding sequence ATGGGATTAGAAAATCTCCAAGCGGGAAAGCAGGTTCCTGATGATATCAATGTAGTGATTGAAATACCTTCGCATCACAGTCCGATCAAGTATGAAATTGATAAAGAAAGCGGGATGGTAATGGTAGATCGTTTTCTGGGAACAGCCATGTTTTATCCCTGCGAATACGGCTTTGTACCCCATACTTTATCGGAAGACGGCGATCCTGTAGACGTATTGGTTATTTCTCCTTTCTCCCTGCTGCCAGGCTCAGTGATACGCTGCCGCCCCGTGGGGCTCCTGCGCATGACAGATGAGTCGGGCAAAGATGCCAAAATTCTGGCTGTCCCAGTTGATAAACTGACAACGCGCTATCACCAGGTGCATAAACCTGAAGATTTGGGGAAAGAGTTGCTAGATACCATTGCACACTTCTTTACACACTATAAAGATCTGGATAAAGGCAAGTGGGCAAAGCTGGAAGGCTGGGAAGGCATAGAGTCAGCGAAAAAGGAAATTATGGATAGCATAAAGCGTTATCAGCAAAAAAAAGCAGTGGCATAA
- a CDS encoding twin transmembrane helix small protein, which yields MTLFIKIIIIALLAFIFFSLASALYYLVRGEKGDSTRIVKALTWRISLSLVLFVLLIIAFALGWITPHSIG from the coding sequence ATGACTTTATTTATCAAAATAATTATCATCGCATTGCTTGCGTTTATTTTTTTCTCGCTGGCCAGCGCTCTTTATTATCTTGTTCGCGGCGAGAAAGGAGATTCCACGCGTATCGTCAAGGCATTGACTTGGCGTATTAGCTTGTCATTGGTTTTATTTGTCTTATTAATTATCGCTTTTGCCTTGGGATGGATTACTCCGCATTCCATTGGGTAA
- the tatC gene encoding twin-arginine translocase subunit TatC codes for MSSNSNEAINFLVELRRRLIYSLIVLLLLFAVLVYFANHLYTLLALPLLKFLPQGHLIATQIVSPFFVPFKLAFMASMLLAVPFFLYQSWAFIAPALYGHERRMIWPFLLVSAGLFYAGIAFAYFVIFPMLFHFLARIAPVGVILSPDISEYLDFTIKLLLVFGGLFEIPIIMVLLVSTGVVTRERFIKMRSYAIVGAFIIGMLLAPPDVLSQTVLAVPIWLLYEAGILMSRFVRRSNASV; via the coding sequence GTGAGCAGCAACAGTAATGAGGCCATCAACTTTTTAGTGGAATTGCGCAGGAGGCTCATTTATTCACTGATTGTTTTGCTTCTGTTATTCGCGGTCCTTGTCTATTTTGCCAATCATCTTTATACCCTGCTCGCTTTGCCTTTACTCAAGTTTTTACCCCAGGGACACTTGATCGCTACCCAGATTGTTTCACCCTTTTTTGTGCCTTTCAAACTCGCTTTCATGGCGTCGATGCTACTCGCTGTGCCGTTTTTTCTTTATCAGTCCTGGGCGTTTATCGCCCCCGCCCTGTATGGCCATGAGCGCCGCATGATTTGGCCTTTTTTGCTGGTGAGCGCGGGTCTCTTTTATGCAGGGATTGCGTTTGCCTATTTTGTTATTTTTCCCATGCTGTTTCATTTTTTAGCCCGTATTGCGCCAGTGGGTGTCATTTTAAGTCCCGATATCAGCGAGTATCTGGATTTTACTATCAAGTTGCTGTTGGTCTTTGGCGGCTTGTTTGAGATTCCCATCATCATGGTGCTGCTAGTTTCGACGGGCGTCGTGACCCGCGAACGTTTCATTAAAATGCGGTCGTATGCCATTGTAGGCGCTTTTATTATTGGTATGCTGCTCGCGCCGCCGGATGTACTATCGCAAACTGTTCTGGCGGTGCCAATATGGCTGCTATATGAGGCGGGTATTCTGATGTCACGGTTTGTGAGGCGTAGTAATGCGTCTGTGTAA